One Littorina saxatilis isolate snail1 linkage group LG12, US_GU_Lsax_2.0, whole genome shotgun sequence genomic region harbors:
- the LOC138983265 gene encoding uncharacterized protein isoform X2 encodes MMRLNLLLTCLLAPSMLTHALPAYGGAQLTSKPLLAYGGFGGYGGGVGYNKYGGTHLGGLAHGGGLYAGNPGLGVLNPLGYKSQMFGGFGGKYGSGALGYRNVQGLQHGYGAFPTLGNHYNALATQHYPSSVAGYQGLAAGGLHYGLAGPQVLGHSITAGPGFVSKQFVNQGPGFLSNQVVNHGPGFVSQQSVNRGPGFLSNQVVNHGPGFVSQQSVNHGPGFVSQQSVNHGPGFLSNQVINRGPGFVSQQSVNHGPGFVSQQSVNRGPGFLSNQVINRGPGFVSKQSVNLGPAGRVSKQVVSHGPGFVSTNQVVGVRPGGFAAGPLAGPLYGSFGMLGKGK; translated from the exons ATG ATGCGTCTCAACCTGCTCCTCACTTGCTTGCTGGCTCCCTCAATGCTCACTCACGCCCTCCCTGCATACGGCGGAGCCCAACTCACGTCAAAGCCTCTCTTAGCCTATGGCGGCTTCGGCGGCTACGGCGGAGGAGTGGGGTACAACAAATACGGAGGTACGCATCTCGGCGGCCTCGCCCACGGGGGCGGTCTGTACGCAGGAAACCCAGGACTGGGGGTGCTAAACCCCTTGGGTTACAAGTCTCAGATGTTTGGTGGATTCGGCGGTAAATATGGTTCAGGAGCTCTGGGCTACAGGAACGTGCAAGGGTTGCAACACGGCTACGGAGCTTTCCCTACGCTTGGCAACCACTACAACGCCCTCGCCACCCAACACTACCCTTCATCTGTTGCCGGTTACCAAGGACTCGCGGCTGGTGGTTTGCATTACGGACTTGCAGGACCTCAGGTGTTGGGCCACAGTATCACCGCCGGCCCTGGTTTCGTGTCCAAGCAGTTCGTCAATCAAGGCCCTGGTTTCCTATCCAACCAAGTGGTCAATCACGGCCCTGGTTTCGTGTCCCAGCAATCGGTCAATCGCGGCCCTGGTTTCCTATCCAACCAAGTGGTCAATCACGGCCCTGGTTTCGTGTCCCAGCAATCGGTCAATCACGGCCCTGGTTTCGTGTCCCAGCAATCGGTCAATCACGGCCCTGGTTTCCTATCCAATCAAGTAATCAATCGCGGCCCTGGTTTCGTGTCCCAGCAATCGGTCAATCACGGCCCTGGTTTCGTGTCCCAGCAATCGGTCAATCGCGGCCCTGGTTTCCTATCCAATCAAGTAATCAATCGCGGCCCTGGTTTCGTGTCCAAGCAGTCGGTCAATTTGGGCCCTGCAGGTCGCGTGTCCAAACAGGTGGTCAGCCACGGGCCTGGATTCGTGTCGACCAACCAGGTGGTTGGTGTACGACCTGGTGGGTTTGCTGCTGGTCCGCTTGCTGGCCCCCTCTACGGCTCTTTCGGCATGCTGGGAAAGG gAAAATAA
- the LOC138983265 gene encoding uncharacterized protein isoform X1, whose product MMRLNLLLTCLLAPSMLTHALPAYGGAQLTSKPLLAYGGFGGYGGGVGYNKYGGTHLGGLAHGGGLYAGNPGLGVLNPLGYKSQMFGGFGGKYGSGALGYRNVQGLQHGYGAFPTLGNHYNALATQHYPSSVAGYQGLAAGGLHYGLAGPQVLGHSITAGPGFVSKQFVNQGPGFLSNQVVNHGPGFVSQQSVNRGPGFLSNQVVNHGPGFVSQQSVNHGPGFVSQQSVNHGPGFLSNQVINRGPGFVSQQSVNHGPGFVSQQSVNRGPGFLSNQVINRGPGFVSKQSVNLGPAGRVSKQVVSHGPGFVSTNQVVGVRPGGFAAGPLAGPLYGSFGMLGKGAFTSYGK is encoded by the exons ATG ATGCGTCTCAACCTGCTCCTCACTTGCTTGCTGGCTCCCTCAATGCTCACTCACGCCCTCCCTGCATACGGCGGAGCCCAACTCACGTCAAAGCCTCTCTTAGCCTATGGCGGCTTCGGCGGCTACGGCGGAGGAGTGGGGTACAACAAATACGGAGGTACGCATCTCGGCGGCCTCGCCCACGGGGGCGGTCTGTACGCAGGAAACCCAGGACTGGGGGTGCTAAACCCCTTGGGTTACAAGTCTCAGATGTTTGGTGGATTCGGCGGTAAATATGGTTCAGGAGCTCTGGGCTACAGGAACGTGCAAGGGTTGCAACACGGCTACGGAGCTTTCCCTACGCTTGGCAACCACTACAACGCCCTCGCCACCCAACACTACCCTTCATCTGTTGCCGGTTACCAAGGACTCGCGGCTGGTGGTTTGCATTACGGACTTGCAGGACCTCAGGTGTTGGGCCACAGTATCACCGCCGGCCCTGGTTTCGTGTCCAAGCAGTTCGTCAATCAAGGCCCTGGTTTCCTATCCAACCAAGTGGTCAATCACGGCCCTGGTTTCGTGTCCCAGCAATCGGTCAATCGCGGCCCTGGTTTCCTATCCAACCAAGTGGTCAATCACGGCCCTGGTTTCGTGTCCCAGCAATCGGTCAATCACGGCCCTGGTTTCGTGTCCCAGCAATCGGTCAATCACGGCCCTGGTTTCCTATCCAATCAAGTAATCAATCGCGGCCCTGGTTTCGTGTCCCAGCAATCGGTCAATCACGGCCCTGGTTTCGTGTCCCAGCAATCGGTCAATCGCGGCCCTGGTTTCCTATCCAATCAAGTAATCAATCGCGGCCCTGGTTTCGTGTCCAAGCAGTCGGTCAATTTGGGCCCTGCAGGTCGCGTGTCCAAACAGGTGGTCAGCCACGGGCCTGGATTCGTGTCGACCAACCAGGTGGTTGGTGTACGACCTGGTGGGTTTGCTGCTGGTCCGCTTGCTGGCCCCCTCTACGGCTCTTTCGGCATGCTGGGAAAGGGTGCGTTTACCTCCTATG gAAAATAA
- the LOC138981075 gene encoding histone-lysine N-trimethyltransferase SMYD5-like isoform X2, whose product MATSAGSGVEVRSLEAKKGKGLYAKTHFKKEETILTEAPLVCAQFSWNELYKYEACEFCLRSLETAEEMSRRLTNNPSLVLPHPECCEVDSSVHTCCPHCQVKYCREACRVAAWDRYHRVLCMGASRDDSKHPLAMLQEAWRNIHYPPETASIMLLAKMVAMVRQTQLELLQGLAREALYHDDVQQWFTPEGFRSIFALIGTNGQGIGSSSISTWVKNCEKLSQGEKEKEEMDKFIDEMYEELDKEAGAFLNCDGSGLFELQSTCNHSCTPNAEINFLHGDHTLTLMALKDIEPDEEICISYLDECSLERSRHSRQNILRENYLFNCSCQLCLEQADEPDETSEEEMSEGDEEDEEEG is encoded by the exons ATGGCGACGTCTGCAGGATCAGGCGTGGAAGTTAGGAGCCTGGAGGCGAAAAAG GGCAAAGGACTGTATGCCAAGACACATTTTAAGAAAGAGGAGACCATCTTGACAGAGGCACCACTGGTGTGTGCTCAGTTCTCCTGGAATGAGCTGTACAAGTACGAAGCTTGTGAGTTCTGCTTGCGTTCATTAGAGACTGCAGAAGAAATGAGCAGGCGCCTGACCAACAACCCCAGCTTAGTGTTGCCGCATCCAGAATGTTGCGAGGTGGACTCGTCAGTGCACACCTGCTGTCCTCACTGTCAG GTGAAATACTGCAGGGAGGCATGTCGTGTGGCAGCCTGGGATAGGTATCATCGTGTCCTATGCATGGGTGCCTCACGTGATGACTCGAAACATCCTCTAGCCATGCTTCAGGAGGCAtggag AAACATTCATTATCCCCCGGAGACAGCCAGCATCATGCTCCTCGCCAAAATGGTTGCCATGGTGAGGCAG ACCCAGCTAGAGCTGTTACAAGGATTAGCAAGAGAAGCGTTGTATCATGATGATGTGCAGCAG TGGTTCACCCCTGAGGGTTTCAGATCCATCTTTGCACTGATCGGAACCAACGGTCAAGGTATTGGATCAAG CTCCATTTCCACTTGGGTGAAGAACTGTGAAAAACTGAGCCAAggggaaaaagagaaagaagagatgGACAAGTTCATTGATGAAATGTATGAAGAATTAGACAAAG agGCTGGTGCATTTCTTAACTGTGATGGTTCAGGGCTGTTTGAGCTTCAGAGCACTT GCAACCACAGCTGTACACCCAATGCAGAGATCAACTTTCTTCACGGAGATCACACCCTGACACTGATGGCACTCAAAGACATTGAACCAGATGAA GAGATCTGCATCAGTTATCTGGATGAGTGCAGCCTGGAGAGGAGTCGGCACAGCAGACAAAATATTCTTCG AGAAAACTACCTGTTCAACTGTTCCTGTCAGCTGTGTCTGGAGCAAGCCGATGAGCCTGATGAAACATCAGAAGAAGAAATGAGCGAGGGagatgaggaagatgaagaaGAGGGGTAG
- the LOC138981075 gene encoding histone-lysine N-trimethyltransferase SMYD5-like isoform X1, whose amino-acid sequence MATSAGSGVEVRSLEAKKGKGLYAKTHFKKEETILTEAPLVCAQFSWNELYKYEACEFCLRSLETAEEMSRRLTNNPSLVLPHPECCEVDSSVHTCCPHCQVKYCREACRVAAWDRYHRVLCMGASRDDSKHPLAMLQEAWRNIHYPPETASIMLLAKMVAMVRQNPDPSAVLQKFSQFVQTTVNENEQIAHKLLGKEFQTQLELLQGLAREALYHDDVQQWFTPEGFRSIFALIGTNGQGIGSSSISTWVKNCEKLSQGEKEKEEMDKFIDEMYEELDKEAGAFLNCDGSGLFELQSTCNHSCTPNAEINFLHGDHTLTLMALKDIEPDEEICISYLDECSLERSRHSRQNILRENYLFNCSCQLCLEQADEPDETSEEEMSEGDEEDEEEG is encoded by the exons ATGGCGACGTCTGCAGGATCAGGCGTGGAAGTTAGGAGCCTGGAGGCGAAAAAG GGCAAAGGACTGTATGCCAAGACACATTTTAAGAAAGAGGAGACCATCTTGACAGAGGCACCACTGGTGTGTGCTCAGTTCTCCTGGAATGAGCTGTACAAGTACGAAGCTTGTGAGTTCTGCTTGCGTTCATTAGAGACTGCAGAAGAAATGAGCAGGCGCCTGACCAACAACCCCAGCTTAGTGTTGCCGCATCCAGAATGTTGCGAGGTGGACTCGTCAGTGCACACCTGCTGTCCTCACTGTCAG GTGAAATACTGCAGGGAGGCATGTCGTGTGGCAGCCTGGGATAGGTATCATCGTGTCCTATGCATGGGTGCCTCACGTGATGACTCGAAACATCCTCTAGCCATGCTTCAGGAGGCAtggag AAACATTCATTATCCCCCGGAGACAGCCAGCATCATGCTCCTCGCCAAAATGGTTGCCATGGTGAGGCAG AATCCTGATCCTAGTGCAGTTTTACAGAAGTTTTCACAGTTCGTGCAGACGACAGTAAATGAAAACGAACAAATTGCACACAAGCTCCTTGGGAAAGAATTTCAG ACCCAGCTAGAGCTGTTACAAGGATTAGCAAGAGAAGCGTTGTATCATGATGATGTGCAGCAG TGGTTCACCCCTGAGGGTTTCAGATCCATCTTTGCACTGATCGGAACCAACGGTCAAGGTATTGGATCAAG CTCCATTTCCACTTGGGTGAAGAACTGTGAAAAACTGAGCCAAggggaaaaagagaaagaagagatgGACAAGTTCATTGATGAAATGTATGAAGAATTAGACAAAG agGCTGGTGCATTTCTTAACTGTGATGGTTCAGGGCTGTTTGAGCTTCAGAGCACTT GCAACCACAGCTGTACACCCAATGCAGAGATCAACTTTCTTCACGGAGATCACACCCTGACACTGATGGCACTCAAAGACATTGAACCAGATGAA GAGATCTGCATCAGTTATCTGGATGAGTGCAGCCTGGAGAGGAGTCGGCACAGCAGACAAAATATTCTTCG AGAAAACTACCTGTTCAACTGTTCCTGTCAGCTGTGTCTGGAGCAAGCCGATGAGCCTGATGAAACATCAGAAGAAGAAATGAGCGAGGGagatgaggaagatgaagaaGAGGGGTAG